From a region of the Streptomyces caniferus genome:
- a CDS encoding HNH endonuclease codes for MPHVLVLNASYEPLGVVPLRRALILVLNEKAVSLEESGALMHSATHVIPAPSVVRLKRFVRVPFRGPVPLTRRALFARDGGRCMYCGGVATSVDHVIPRSRGGQHTWENVVAACRRCNHVKADRHVAEIGWRLRHQPAPPSGLAWRIIGTGHRDPRWLPYLQPYGADDALARIDAVSA; via the coding sequence GTGCCGCATGTCCTGGTCCTCAACGCGTCGTACGAGCCGCTCGGCGTCGTACCGCTCCGCCGCGCGCTCATCCTCGTCCTCAATGAGAAGGCTGTGAGCCTCGAGGAGTCCGGCGCCCTGATGCACAGTGCGACCCATGTCATACCTGCTCCGAGCGTGGTCCGCTTGAAGCGGTTCGTGCGGGTGCCCTTTCGCGGCCCCGTGCCACTGACCCGCCGGGCGCTGTTCGCCCGTGACGGCGGGCGCTGTATGTACTGCGGTGGCGTCGCAACCAGCGTCGACCACGTCATCCCGCGCAGCCGCGGAGGTCAGCACACCTGGGAGAACGTCGTCGCCGCGTGCCGGCGCTGCAATCACGTCAAGGCCGACCGCCATGTCGCCGAGATCGGCTGGCGGCTGCGGCATCAGCCCGCTCCGCCGTCGGGACTGGCGTGGCGGATCATCGGCACTGGCCATCGTGACCCGCGCTGGCTGCCCTACTTGCAGCCGTACGGCGCGGACGACGCCCTGGCCCGGATCGACGCCGTATCGGCTTAG
- the malQ gene encoding 4-alpha-glucanotransferase — translation MGRARLARLHGIATSYEASPGRSVQITDDTVVAVLAALGVDASTPHSVRSALAAYEDGAGRALLPRTVVARPGRPPDLAGLPEGTALRVETESGAAAQDLAAFDPGALAGLPLGVHVLHARTPDGRGARARLIVAPDRVPAPPGRSHGFLVQLYSLLSRQSWGMGDLGDLADLAAWSGRALGTGFLQLNPLHAAVPGPPTDPSPYRPSSRRFPDPVHLRIEHIPEYARLTGAARARADELAARAHALRAGVLDGGALIDRDAVWALKREALELVRTVPLTPGRRAAYCDFLAEQGEALEDHATWCAIAERHGPDWRAWPAGLRDPRSPDTARLRPQLLDRIDFHCRLVWLTDQQLAAAQRSAREAGMGVGLVHDLAVGVHPSGADTWAQQDAFAAGMSIGAPPDAFNARGQDWGLPPWRPDALAAAGYAPYRELLRGLLRHAGALRIDHVMGLFRLWWVPEGRPPTEGAYVRYDGEAMLSVLALEAHRAGAAVIGEDLGTVEPGVRGALAERGVLGTSVLWFERDYQGGGRKDAAGEREQADEAREGADEAGEGAPGPGRKSVSEPALKPAPDPVPVARILAPEEWRSACLATVTTHDLPPTAARLTGEDVALRERLGLLAGPPERERSRARYERTEWLRELVRRGLLPEGAGDEEAAVRAVHRFLLRTPARMVGVWLPDAVGDRRPQNLPGTWDEYPNWRLPIAGPDGRPCTLEELAASPRLHALMRELSDGTR, via the coding sequence ATGGGCCGCGCGCGGCTCGCCCGGCTGCACGGCATCGCCACGTCCTACGAAGCCTCGCCGGGCAGGAGCGTCCAGATCACCGACGACACCGTCGTCGCCGTGCTCGCCGCACTCGGGGTCGATGCCTCCACCCCGCACTCCGTACGCAGCGCCCTGGCCGCGTACGAGGACGGCGCGGGCCGTGCACTGCTCCCCCGTACCGTCGTCGCCCGCCCGGGCCGCCCGCCCGACCTCGCCGGTCTCCCCGAAGGCACCGCCCTGCGGGTCGAGACCGAGAGCGGGGCGGCGGCACAGGACTTAGCGGCGTTTGATCCGGGTGCCCTGGCCGGGCTGCCCCTCGGCGTCCATGTGCTGCACGCCCGGACCCCCGACGGCCGCGGCGCCCGCGCCCGGCTGATCGTGGCGCCCGACCGGGTGCCCGCACCGCCCGGCCGCAGCCACGGCTTCCTCGTGCAGCTCTACTCGCTCCTGTCCCGGCAGTCCTGGGGCATGGGTGACCTGGGGGATCTCGCCGACCTCGCCGCCTGGTCCGGGCGCGCCCTGGGCACCGGCTTTCTCCAGCTCAACCCGCTGCATGCGGCCGTCCCCGGCCCGCCCACCGACCCCTCGCCCTACCGGCCCTCCTCGCGCCGCTTCCCCGACCCGGTCCATCTGCGCATCGAGCACATCCCGGAATACGCCCGGCTCACCGGCGCCGCGCGCGCACGGGCCGACGAGCTGGCCGCGCGGGCCCATGCGCTGCGCGCGGGGGTGCTCGACGGGGGCGCGCTGATCGACCGGGACGCGGTCTGGGCGCTCAAACGCGAGGCCCTGGAGCTGGTGCGGACGGTCCCGCTCACCCCGGGACGGCGGGCCGCGTACTGCGACTTCCTCGCCGAGCAGGGTGAGGCCCTGGAGGACCACGCCACCTGGTGCGCGATCGCCGAACGGCACGGCCCGGACTGGCGCGCCTGGCCCGCCGGGCTGCGCGATCCGCGCTCCCCGGACACGGCCCGGCTGCGGCCGCAGCTGCTGGACCGGATCGACTTCCACTGCCGGCTGGTCTGGCTCACCGACCAGCAGCTGGCCGCCGCGCAACGGAGCGCGCGGGAGGCCGGGATGGGCGTCGGGCTGGTGCACGACCTCGCCGTCGGCGTCCACCCCTCCGGCGCCGACACCTGGGCCCAGCAGGACGCCTTCGCCGCCGGGATGTCCATCGGGGCGCCGCCGGACGCCTTCAACGCCCGCGGCCAGGACTGGGGGCTGCCGCCCTGGCGTCCGGACGCGCTGGCCGCCGCGGGGTACGCCCCCTACCGGGAACTCCTGCGCGGACTGCTGCGGCACGCCGGGGCGTTGCGCATCGACCATGTGATGGGGCTGTTCCGGCTGTGGTGGGTCCCGGAGGGACGGCCGCCGACGGAGGGCGCCTATGTCCGCTACGACGGTGAGGCGATGCTCTCGGTGCTCGCGCTGGAGGCGCACCGGGCCGGCGCCGCGGTGATCGGCGAGGATCTGGGCACCGTCGAGCCGGGCGTCCGCGGCGCGCTCGCCGAACGGGGCGTCCTGGGGACGTCGGTGCTGTGGTTCGAGCGGGATTACCAGGGGGGCGGGCGGAAGGACGCGGCCGGGGAGCGGGAGCAGGCGGACGAAGCGCGGGAGGGCGCGGACGAGGCAGGGGAGGGCGCGCCCGGGCCCGGCCGGAAGTCCGTCTCGGAACCCGCCCTCAAGCCCGCCCCGGACCCCGTCCCCGTGGCCCGCATCCTGGCGCCCGAGGAGTGGCGCAGCGCGTGTCTGGCCACGGTCACCACCCACGATCTGCCGCCCACCGCGGCCCGTTTGACCGGCGAGGACGTGGCGCTGCGCGAACGGCTCGGGCTGCTGGCCGGGCCGCCGGAGCGGGAGCGGTCCCGCGCCCGGTACGAACGCACCGAGTGGCTGCGGGAGCTGGTGCGGCGCGGTCTGCTGCCCGAAGGGGCGGGCGACGAGGAAGCGGCCGTCAGGGCCGTGCACCGCTTTCTGCTGCGGACCCCGGCGCGGATGGTGGGCGTCTGGCTGCCCGACGCGGTGGGCGACCGGCGCCCGCAGAATCTCCCGGGGACATGGGATGAATACCCGAACTGGCGCCTGCCGATCGCCGGCCCCGACGGCCGTCCGTGCACCCTGGAAGAGCTGGCCGCCTCCCCCCGCCTGCATGCGCTGATGCGCGAATTGTCCGACGGCACGCGGTAG
- a CDS encoding extracellular solute-binding protein has product MSSFTTNNVGQYCSSGMWVDLDPFLKKTGVDKEKVFPKPLLDYTSYAGEQCALPLLADSYGLYYNKDAFRKAGITRPPRTMSELRRDAVKLTRRDGNGSYRQVGFMPNFRLYQNSPDRLFAQWGPEYFDRKGGARLAEEPASRKFFATARALLDAQGGYGPLEKFRTTFGDEMSSQNAFLTQKLAMHMDGEWRGLMLRRAKAPFAWGTAPMPVPDDQADTYGRGYLTGTVAGIAHSSRHQNAAWELVKFLTVDTDQVVRFANAIHNVPSTYAALHSPGLDADPTFRTFLDIARNPRSVALPPSTNGGQYVTALQDFAYRVEAGKVPDLDAGLRGLDARIDADTLQSEN; this is encoded by the coding sequence GTGTCGTCGTTCACCACCAACAATGTGGGGCAGTACTGCTCGTCGGGCATGTGGGTGGATCTCGATCCGTTCCTGAAGAAGACCGGGGTGGACAAGGAGAAGGTCTTCCCCAAGCCCCTCCTGGATTACACGAGTTATGCGGGGGAGCAGTGCGCCCTGCCGCTGCTCGCCGATTCCTACGGGCTGTACTACAACAAGGACGCGTTTCGGAAGGCCGGGATCACACGGCCCCCGCGCACCATGTCCGAGCTGCGACGCGACGCCGTCAAACTCACCCGGCGGGACGGGAACGGCTCCTACCGGCAGGTCGGCTTCATGCCCAACTTCCGGCTCTATCAGAACAGTCCGGACCGCCTGTTCGCCCAATGGGGGCCGGAGTATTTCGACCGGAAGGGCGGCGCACGGCTCGCCGAGGAACCGGCGAGCCGGAAATTCTTCGCCACCGCACGCGCGTTGCTGGACGCCCAGGGCGGCTACGGGCCGCTGGAGAAATTCCGTACCACCTTCGGCGACGAGATGTCGTCACAGAACGCCTTTCTGACCCAGAAGCTGGCCATGCACATGGACGGTGAGTGGCGCGGGCTGATGCTCCGCCGGGCGAAGGCCCCCTTCGCCTGGGGCACGGCGCCGATGCCGGTGCCCGACGACCAGGCGGACACCTACGGCCGGGGGTACCTGACGGGGACCGTCGCCGGCATCGCGCACAGCAGCCGGCACCAGAACGCGGCGTGGGAGCTGGTGAAGTTCCTGACCGTGGACACCGACCAAGTGGTCCGTTTCGCCAATGCCATCCATAACGTGCCGTCGACGTATGCCGCGCTCCATTCACCCGGCCTGGACGCCGATCCGACGTTCCGCACCTTTCTCGACATCGCACGGAATCCGCGCAGTGTGGCCCTGCCGCCGTCCACCAACGGCGGACAGTACGTCACCGCGCTGCAGGACTTCGCCTATCGCGTCGAGGCCGGAAAGGTCCCCGATCTCGACGCGGGGCTGCGCGGACTGGACGCCCGGATCGACGCCGACACCCTTCAGTCCGAGAACTGA
- a CDS encoding RICIN domain-containing protein: MKPPRRSGLRSALAVLIAALTLTLGLTAQAGTARADDGPDLSGLTFTSVNNGRNLDVQNGNTGDGVFIVTNSAPGYHQKWNAAAQADGTFTLVNDATGKCIEAGYPLKQRSCSGSSGLRWYFQPVSGTSDTFMIRNAGDDKCIDVVLAAQYDDAWTQSYGCNGSRAQQWKIPSSATGAVLKAAVTHASQRCQKDATTCSWTKGSQAPAAPLPKQCISPVWYNGTEAPVPWTFSLSTSTGWSSQLGVSFTSTLGTGAASPVQTSVSLTLSGQVTYDLRTDLGNSLVITVPSRQYGWVALSELATKVTGAWTFDANGFPWKANDTVTVPLRSDDQGRSSIYLAQTSPDFTTCNN; this comes from the coding sequence ATGAAACCGCCCAGACGCAGCGGCTTACGCAGTGCGCTCGCCGTCCTCATCGCAGCGCTCACCCTCACCCTCGGCCTGACCGCCCAGGCCGGCACGGCCCGGGCCGACGACGGACCGGACCTGAGCGGCCTCACGTTCACGTCCGTCAACAATGGCCGGAACCTTGACGTGCAGAACGGCAACACCGGGGACGGTGTCTTCATCGTCACCAACTCCGCGCCCGGGTACCACCAGAAGTGGAACGCCGCCGCCCAGGCCGACGGAACGTTCACCCTCGTCAACGACGCCACGGGCAAGTGCATCGAAGCCGGCTACCCGCTCAAGCAGCGGTCCTGTTCCGGATCGTCCGGCCTGCGCTGGTACTTCCAGCCCGTGAGCGGCACCAGCGACACCTTCATGATCCGTAATGCCGGCGACGACAAGTGCATCGACGTCGTCCTGGCCGCCCAGTACGACGACGCGTGGACCCAGAGCTACGGCTGCAACGGCAGCAGGGCACAGCAGTGGAAGATCCCCTCGTCGGCGACCGGCGCCGTGCTCAAGGCCGCGGTGACCCATGCGTCGCAGCGCTGCCAGAAGGACGCCACCACCTGCTCGTGGACGAAGGGGTCGCAGGCTCCGGCCGCGCCGCTGCCCAAGCAGTGCATCTCTCCCGTCTGGTACAACGGCACCGAGGCGCCGGTGCCGTGGACGTTCTCGCTGAGCACCTCCACCGGCTGGTCGAGCCAGCTCGGCGTGTCCTTCACCTCGACGCTCGGCACGGGAGCCGCGAGCCCTGTCCAGACCAGCGTCAGCCTCACCCTCTCCGGCCAGGTCACCTACGACCTGCGTACGGATCTCGGCAACAGCCTGGTCATCACCGTGCCGTCGCGTCAGTACGGCTGGGTGGCGCTGTCGGAGCTGGCGACGAAGGTGACCGGTGCGTGGACCTTCGACGCGAACGGCTTCCCGTGGAAGGCGAACGACACGGTCACCGTTCCGCTGCGGAGCGATGACCAGGGCCGCTCCAGCATCTACCTGGCGCAGACCAGCCCGGACTTCACCACCTGCAACAACTGA
- a CDS encoding ROK family transcriptional regulator produces the protein MNDRAALDLLVSQGPLTRTQIGELTGLSKPTASQLLARLEAAGLVRTTGNVTGRPGPSAQLYEIDPAVAHIAALAVDQLGITAAVADITGQVLGEERVDTDAVAEDAPNRTAQLVARAVDGALAKAGLGREELHGAVIGTPGALDPGTGRLRYAPHLPGWHSRALKEELAEVLGTPITIENDVNLAAVAEQHDGAAQDADDFVLVWADEGVGAAIVLEGRLLRGATGGAGEIGYMPLPGAPLSRGGDRSAAQADAGGGFQRLVGSPSVVELAREYGDPQVRTVAEALAHDEVRAEVARRLATGIAAVVAVVDPRLVVLSGEVAQAGGEALRALVEAEFTGLALPRPVLRLSDVDGPPILLGALRTALAEVRDAVFRTG, from the coding sequence ATGAACGACCGGGCCGCGCTCGATCTGCTGGTGTCGCAGGGCCCGTTGACCCGTACGCAGATCGGGGAGCTGACCGGGCTGTCGAAGCCCACCGCCTCGCAGTTGCTGGCGCGGCTGGAGGCGGCGGGGCTGGTGCGGACGACCGGGAACGTGACCGGGCGGCCGGGGCCCAGCGCGCAGTTGTACGAGATCGATCCGGCGGTGGCGCATATCGCCGCGCTGGCCGTCGATCAGCTGGGGATCACCGCCGCCGTCGCCGACATCACCGGGCAGGTGCTCGGGGAGGAACGGGTCGACACCGACGCCGTGGCCGAGGACGCGCCGAACCGGACGGCGCAACTGGTCGCGCGGGCGGTCGACGGGGCGCTGGCCAAGGCCGGGCTGGGGCGCGAGGAGCTGCACGGGGCGGTGATCGGCACACCCGGTGCGCTGGACCCGGGGACCGGGCGGCTGCGCTATGCGCCGCATCTGCCGGGCTGGCACTCGCGGGCGCTGAAGGAAGAGCTGGCCGAGGTGCTGGGCACACCGATCACCATCGAGAACGATGTGAATCTGGCGGCGGTCGCCGAGCAGCACGACGGCGCCGCACAGGACGCCGACGACTTCGTGCTGGTGTGGGCCGACGAGGGGGTCGGCGCCGCCATCGTGCTGGAGGGCCGGCTGCTGCGCGGGGCCACCGGCGGTGCGGGCGAGATCGGCTATATGCCGCTGCCCGGCGCCCCGTTGTCCCGGGGCGGCGACCGCAGCGCCGCGCAGGCGGACGCCGGGGGTGGCTTCCAGCGGCTCGTCGGTTCGCCGAGCGTGGTCGAACTGGCCCGGGAGTACGGGGACCCACAGGTCCGTACGGTCGCCGAGGCGCTGGCGCACGACGAGGTCCGGGCCGAGGTCGCGCGGCGGCTGGCGACCGGGATCGCGGCCGTGGTCGCGGTCGTCGACCCGCGGCTGGTGGTGCTCTCCGGCGAGGTCGCACAGGCCGGCGGGGAGGCGCTGCGTGCCCTGGTCGAGGCGGAGTTCACCGGGCTCGCGCTGCCCCGGCCCGTCCTGCGCCTGAGCGATGTCGACGGCCCTCCGATCCTCCTCGGCGCGCTGCGGACGGCGCTCGCGGAGGTGCGCGACGCGGTGTTCCGGACCGGCTGA
- a CDS encoding beta-N-acetylglucosaminidase domain-containing protein, producing the protein MAGTTALAAAVIGGLIGGVPSAQAAPADRAVGAPDRPDRPADAGRTPSVWPRPQSMRELGAAVPLGREAVLVAAPDTDPYALDVLRGLLRDAGVHTVREPSPGDRLPAAGPVIRVGGEQAADALRALRAPGRGDLPAGGYRLAVGQVAGRDTVALDGVGPDGLFHAAQTLRQLVTDGSAEAASRSDSSRGGRRAGRQLASVAVRDWPGTAVRGTTEGFFGQPWSQAQRLAQLDFMGRTKQNHYLYAPGDDPYRQAQWRDPYPADRRAGFRALAERARANHVTLGWALAPGQAMCLSSEEDMRALRRKVDAMWALGVRSFQLQFQDVSYSEWHCDADADTFGTGPRAAAEAQARVANALAAHLAQRHPRSAALSLMPTEYYQDGATTYRRALADALGDRVEVAWTGVGVVPRTITGGELSAARQAFDHSLVTMDNYPVNDYAQDRIFLGPYRGREPAVATGSKALLANAMAQPLASRIPLFTAADYAWNPRDYRPEESWDAAVDDLAGGDARGRAALHALAGNASSSLLNRTESGYLQPLIDRFWKAREVAVNHGRPGRDPDLAKAAKALRAAFHTMSTAPRDLRSDLAAEIRPWAEQLARYGSAGEQAVDTLMAQAHDDGDAAWSAQRTVQRLRKKCRQSPVTVGKGVLAPFLDRAMTEADAWTGARHEAPRPDDGADPTSLTVPFERTRPLAAVTALTDPGPSASAVSVEAHVPGEGWRRLDRLSPTGWTESRTPRLRADAVRLTWAKGVDAPTVRAFTPWFDDTPAAGLELSRKESDAQTGDSAAVDALIYSRRPGDVRGKLSVKAPKGFRVHAPDKVVAPRGGTATVRIRVDVPEGAPSGTYEIPVEFGGAEQTLTVRTYPRTDGKDLARGTVATSSGDETAGFPASAATDGNPGTRWSSPAEDGAWLQFALAHPTRLGRLVLNWQDAYAARYRIQVSPDGRSWRTAATVRDGKGGRESVRMDAEGARFVRIQGDKRATRFGYSLWSVEAYAVADEGSAGPDTGKPGTDQGPAGNDRGSAGKGQGPAGRDRGPAGREDRGSAGKGNG; encoded by the coding sequence GTGGCCGGGACCACCGCGCTGGCCGCCGCGGTCATCGGAGGCCTGATCGGCGGGGTACCCAGCGCCCAGGCGGCGCCCGCGGACCGCGCCGTCGGCGCCCCCGACCGGCCGGACCGCCCGGCCGACGCCGGGCGGACGCCCTCGGTCTGGCCGCGCCCGCAGTCGATGCGGGAGCTCGGCGCCGCCGTACCGCTGGGCCGCGAGGCGGTCCTGGTGGCCGCACCGGACACCGACCCCTACGCGCTGGACGTGCTGCGCGGCCTGCTGCGGGACGCCGGGGTGCACACCGTCCGCGAACCGTCGCCCGGCGACCGGCTGCCCGCGGCCGGGCCGGTGATCCGGGTCGGTGGCGAGCAGGCCGCGGACGCCCTGCGGGCGCTGCGGGCCCCTGGCCGCGGGGACCTGCCCGCCGGCGGCTACCGCCTGGCCGTGGGCCAGGTCGCGGGCCGGGACACCGTCGCCCTGGACGGCGTCGGCCCCGACGGCCTCTTCCACGCCGCGCAGACGCTGCGGCAACTGGTCACCGACGGCTCTGCAGAGGCAGCATCGCGCAGCGATTCCAGCCGTGGCGGGCGACGGGCGGGAAGGCAGCTCGCCTCGGTGGCCGTGCGCGACTGGCCCGGCACGGCGGTGCGCGGCACCACCGAGGGGTTCTTCGGGCAGCCCTGGAGCCAGGCGCAGCGGCTCGCCCAGCTGGACTTCATGGGGCGCACCAAGCAGAACCACTACCTGTACGCGCCGGGCGACGATCCGTACCGCCAGGCACAATGGCGCGACCCCTACCCGGCCGACCGGCGCGCCGGTTTCCGGGCGCTGGCGGAGCGCGCCCGCGCCAACCACGTCACGCTCGGCTGGGCCCTCGCCCCCGGGCAGGCGATGTGCCTGTCCTCCGAGGAGGACATGCGGGCACTGCGGCGCAAGGTGGACGCGATGTGGGCGCTGGGCGTGCGCTCCTTCCAGCTGCAGTTCCAGGACGTCAGCTACAGCGAATGGCACTGCGACGCCGACGCGGACACCTTCGGCACCGGCCCCCGGGCCGCCGCCGAGGCCCAGGCCCGGGTCGCCAACGCGCTCGCCGCGCACCTGGCACAGCGCCACCCGCGGTCCGCGGCGCTCTCGCTGATGCCGACGGAGTACTACCAGGACGGCGCGACGACGTACCGCCGGGCGCTCGCCGACGCGCTCGGCGACCGGGTCGAGGTGGCCTGGACCGGGGTGGGCGTGGTCCCGCGGACCATCACCGGCGGCGAGCTGTCCGCCGCCCGCCAGGCGTTCGACCACTCCCTGGTCACCATGGACAACTACCCGGTCAACGACTACGCCCAGGACCGGATCTTCCTCGGGCCCTACCGGGGCCGGGAGCCGGCCGTCGCCACCGGCTCCAAGGCACTGCTCGCCAACGCCATGGCGCAGCCGCTCGCCTCGCGCATCCCGCTGTTCACGGCCGCCGACTACGCGTGGAACCCGCGCGACTACCGCCCTGAGGAGTCCTGGGACGCGGCCGTCGACGATCTGGCGGGCGGCGACGCCCGGGGCCGTGCCGCGCTGCACGCGCTGGCCGGCAACGCCTCCTCCTCGCTGCTGAACCGGACCGAGTCGGGGTACCTGCAGCCCCTGATCGACCGCTTCTGGAAGGCCCGTGAGGTGGCGGTCAACCACGGCCGGCCCGGCCGGGACCCGGACCTCGCCAAGGCGGCCAAGGCCCTGCGGGCCGCGTTCCACACCATGAGCACCGCGCCCCGGGACCTGCGCTCGGACCTGGCCGCGGAGATCCGTCCGTGGGCCGAGCAGCTGGCCCGCTACGGCAGCGCCGGCGAGCAGGCCGTCGACACGCTCATGGCACAGGCCCACGACGACGGGGACGCCGCCTGGTCGGCCCAGCGCACCGTGCAGCGGCTGCGCAAGAAGTGCCGGCAGAGCCCGGTGACGGTCGGCAAGGGGGTGCTGGCCCCGTTCCTGGACCGGGCGATGACCGAGGCCGACGCCTGGACCGGCGCCCGCCACGAGGCCCCCCGGCCCGACGACGGCGCCGATCCGACGTCCCTGACCGTCCCCTTCGAGCGGACCCGGCCGCTGGCCGCGGTGACCGCGCTGACCGATCCGGGCCCGTCCGCGAGCGCCGTCTCCGTGGAAGCGCACGTCCCGGGCGAGGGCTGGCGTCGCCTCGACCGGCTCTCCCCGACCGGCTGGACCGAGTCGAGGACGCCCCGGCTGCGTGCCGACGCGGTACGGCTGACCTGGGCGAAGGGTGTGGACGCCCCGACCGTGCGCGCGTTCACCCCCTGGTTCGACGACACCCCGGCCGCCGGGCTCGAACTGTCCCGCAAGGAGTCGGACGCGCAGACCGGCGACAGCGCCGCGGTGGACGCCCTGATCTACTCCCGCCGCCCCGGCGACGTCCGCGGCAAGCTGTCGGTCAAGGCACCCAAGGGCTTCCGGGTGCACGCCCCCGACAAGGTCGTCGCACCACGGGGCGGCACGGCCACGGTCCGCATCAGGGTCGACGTCCCCGAGGGCGCGCCGTCCGGGACGTACGAGATCCCGGTGGAGTTCGGCGGCGCGGAGCAGACGCTGACGGTGCGCACCTACCCGCGCACCGACGGCAAGGACCTGGCGCGCGGCACCGTCGCCACCTCCTCCGGCGACGAGACCGCCGGCTTCCCGGCCTCGGCGGCCACCGACGGGAACCCCGGTACCCGCTGGTCCTCCCCCGCCGAGGACGGCGCCTGGCTGCAGTTCGCGCTGGCCCATCCGACCCGCCTCGGCCGGCTCGTCCTGAACTGGCAGGACGCCTACGCCGCCCGCTACCGCATCCAGGTCTCGCCGGACGGCCGCAGCTGGCGCACGGCGGCCACGGTCCGGGACGGCAAGGGCGGCCGCGAATCCGTGCGGATGGACGCCGAGGGCGCCCGGTTCGTCCGCATCCAGGGCGACAAGCGCGCCACCCGCTTCGGCTACTCGCTGTGGTCGGTGGAGGCGTACGCGGTCGCGGACGAGGGATCGGCGGGCCCGGACACCGGAAAGCCGGGCACGGACCAGGGGCCGGCGGGCAACGACCGCGGATCAGCGGGCAAGGGCCAGGGGCCTGCGGGCAGGGACCGCGGGCCGGCCGGCCGCGAGGACCGTGGATCGGCGGGCAAGGGGAACGGCTGA
- a CDS encoding mechanosensitive ion channel family protein, protein MFWSASPAAAAHLSAATPGSSGPTSLDDATDKATNAAGWVQENWGTWLTSGLQILLIIVIAVVLRHVIRRTITKLIERMNRTVAAAQGTALGGLLVNAERRRQRSEAIGSVLRSVASFVIMGTAALTVLSVLKINLAPLLASAGVAGVAIGFGARNLVTDFLSGVFMILEDQYGVGDEIDAGVATGTVIEVGLRVTKLRGPNGAIWYIRNGEVKRIGNLSQGWSTAAVDVVIAADQDLERARGTITAAGEEMSKAEPWNEQLWEGVEVLGLSEVHLDTVTISVSAKTMPGKAPGVERELRWRIKRALDAAGVHLAPRPAPEEEEEEEAADPTAGVAAPSALNNPLSPQSLATSPIASPSKMGK, encoded by the coding sequence GTGTTCTGGTCCGCTTCGCCGGCCGCTGCCGCGCACCTCAGCGCCGCCACGCCCGGCTCATCCGGCCCGACGTCGCTCGACGACGCCACGGACAAGGCCACCAACGCCGCCGGCTGGGTGCAGGAGAACTGGGGGACGTGGCTCACGTCCGGCCTGCAGATCTTGCTGATCATCGTGATCGCGGTGGTACTGCGGCATGTGATCCGCCGCACCATCACCAAGCTCATCGAGCGGATGAACCGCACGGTGGCCGCCGCCCAGGGCACCGCGCTGGGCGGGCTGCTCGTCAACGCCGAGAGACGCAGACAGCGCTCCGAGGCCATCGGCTCGGTGCTGCGCAGCGTCGCCTCCTTCGTGATCATGGGCACCGCCGCCCTGACCGTGCTCTCCGTACTGAAGATCAACCTGGCGCCGCTGCTGGCCAGTGCCGGTGTGGCCGGTGTCGCCATCGGTTTCGGCGCCCGCAACCTCGTCACCGACTTCCTCTCCGGCGTCTTCATGATCCTGGAGGACCAGTACGGCGTCGGCGACGAGATCGACGCGGGGGTGGCCACCGGTACGGTCATCGAGGTCGGCCTGCGCGTCACCAAGCTGCGCGGCCCCAACGGCGCGATCTGGTACATCCGCAACGGCGAGGTCAAGCGGATCGGCAACCTCAGCCAGGGCTGGTCCACCGCCGCCGTCGATGTGGTGATCGCCGCCGACCAGGACCTGGAGCGCGCCCGCGGGACCATCACCGCCGCCGGCGAGGAGATGTCCAAGGCCGAGCCCTGGAACGAGCAGCTGTGGGAGGGCGTGGAGGTCCTCGGCCTGAGCGAGGTCCACCTGGACACGGTCACCATCAGCGTCTCGGCCAAGACCATGCCCGGCAAGGCCCCCGGCGTCGAGCGCGAACTGCGCTGGCGCATCAAGCGCGCCCTGGACGCCGCCGGCGTCCACCTCGCCCCGCGCCCGGCCCCCGAGGAAGAGGAGGAGGAGGAAGCCGCCGACCCCACCGCCGGTGTCGCCGCCCCCTCCGCCCTCAACAACCCCCTGTCCCCCCAGTCCCTGGCGACCTCCCCGATCGCGTCGCCGTCCAAGATGGGGAAGTAG